The Micromonospora sp. M71_S20 genome has a window encoding:
- a CDS encoding Lrp/AsnC family transcriptional regulator: MQIDAVDQRIIALLVADARASYADIGQRVSLSAPAVKRRVDRLRAAGVIRGFTAVVDPAAVGWTTEAFVELFCAGRTTPAQIGVATRRHPEVVGAYTVSGEADALVHLRAADIGHLEAALERLRAEPFVTSTRSTIVLSRLVDSPGVGPSPR, translated from the coding sequence TTGCAGATAGATGCCGTAGACCAGCGGATCATTGCGTTGCTCGTCGCGGACGCCCGCGCCTCGTACGCCGACATCGGTCAGCGGGTCTCGCTCTCCGCCCCGGCGGTCAAACGGCGGGTGGACCGGCTGCGGGCGGCCGGCGTGATCCGGGGCTTCACCGCCGTCGTCGACCCCGCCGCCGTCGGCTGGACCACCGAGGCGTTCGTCGAGCTGTTCTGCGCCGGCCGGACCACCCCGGCCCAGATCGGGGTGGCCACCCGCCGGCACCCCGAGGTGGTCGGCGCGTACACCGTCTCGGGCGAGGCCGACGCGCTCGTACACCTGCGGGCCGCCGACATCGGGCACCTGGAGGCGGCGCTGGAGCGGCTGCGGGCCGAGCCCTTCGTGACCTCGACCCGGAGCACCATCGTGCTCTCCCGGCTCGTGGACTCCCCCGGCGTCGGCCCCTCTCCCCGCTGA
- the ddaH gene encoding dimethylargininase: protein MVTVNQQRVPRKRTYLMCSPEHFAVEYAINPWMDVSTPVDSELAVKQWDRLRETLVGLGHEVHLLTPERGLPDMVYAANGAFVVDGTVYGAQFKHEQRAAEAAAHRAFYESQGWRFIAPIETNEGEGDFAYLPEAHGGLILAGHGFRTELPAHAEAQEALGRPVVSLRLVDPRFYHLDVALASIDDENVVYYPGAFSAASQRVLTQLFPDAVVADAEDALAFGLNLVSDGLNVVLNSEATRLAGKLKAAGYHPVPVELAELKKGGGSVKCCIAELRP from the coding sequence TTGGTCACCGTGAACCAGCAGCGAGTCCCGCGAAAGCGGACATATCTCATGTGCTCGCCCGAGCACTTCGCGGTCGAGTACGCGATCAACCCGTGGATGGACGTGAGCACCCCGGTCGACTCGGAGCTTGCGGTCAAGCAGTGGGACCGGCTGCGGGAGACCCTGGTCGGTCTCGGCCACGAGGTGCACCTGCTGACCCCCGAGCGAGGGCTGCCCGACATGGTCTACGCGGCCAACGGGGCGTTCGTGGTCGACGGCACGGTCTACGGCGCGCAGTTCAAGCACGAGCAGCGGGCCGCCGAGGCCGCCGCGCACCGGGCGTTCTACGAGTCGCAGGGCTGGCGGTTCATCGCGCCGATCGAGACCAACGAGGGCGAGGGCGACTTCGCGTACCTGCCGGAGGCGCACGGTGGGCTGATCCTCGCCGGGCACGGCTTCCGCACCGAGCTGCCGGCGCACGCCGAGGCGCAGGAGGCGCTCGGCCGCCCCGTGGTGTCGCTGCGCCTGGTCGACCCGCGCTTCTACCACCTGGACGTCGCGCTCGCCTCGATCGACGACGAGAACGTCGTCTACTACCCGGGCGCCTTCTCCGCCGCCAGCCAGCGGGTGCTCACACAGCTCTTCCCCGACGCGGTGGTCGCCGACGCCGAGGACGCCCTGGCCTTCGGCCTCAACCTGGTCAGCGACGGGCTCAACGTCGTGCTGAACAGCGAGGCGACCCGGCTGGCCGGGAAGCTGAAGGCGGCCGGCTACCACCCGGTCCCGGTCGAGCTGGCCGAGCTGAAGAAGGGCGGCGGCAGCGTGAAGTGCTGCATCGCCGAACTCCGCCCCTGA
- a CDS encoding ABC transporter substrate-binding protein — translation MSQMNRRRALQLLAALGTAGLVAGCGTDDADGETAKGSPIKIGLVAPTSGGLKAIGDEITNGFQLFLDLNDKLLGGHPTTLLTADEGESVKTGKAAVEGLLKQGVLALTGVVDANVMSGIRDTVEQARVPLIGSNASPSSLQSVVYIWRTSYVLDEAGRALGRYLREQLEPSARLAIIAPDSVGSQDVVRGFRQEFGESDPRIKDAVVSTEVFTNPSKSAYRADIRKALGRNPTAVFCFFAGPAAVEFIKQLRIEGFTGKVYAPGFLTEGAVLSSVKAEDALGIQTALNYSSDLNNTANRRFASAYRKKHGTSPTTYAMASYDAAQVLDQAIRIAGGSPTPQQVNLALGKIGQIDSPRGVWQFNQPRTPQQKWYLREVQLDGQVLSNVLVTELATLG, via the coding sequence GTGTCGCAGATGAACCGCAGGCGGGCCCTCCAACTGCTGGCCGCGCTCGGTACGGCCGGACTGGTCGCCGGGTGCGGCACCGACGACGCCGACGGCGAGACGGCCAAGGGAAGCCCGATCAAGATCGGCCTCGTGGCGCCGACCAGCGGCGGCCTCAAGGCGATCGGCGACGAGATCACCAACGGCTTCCAGCTCTTCCTCGACCTCAACGACAAGCTGCTGGGCGGGCACCCCACCACCCTGCTCACCGCCGACGAGGGCGAGAGCGTCAAGACCGGCAAGGCCGCCGTCGAGGGGCTGCTGAAGCAGGGCGTGCTCGCCCTCACCGGCGTGGTGGACGCGAACGTCATGTCCGGCATCCGGGACACCGTCGAGCAGGCCCGGGTGCCCCTGATCGGTTCCAACGCCTCGCCGTCCAGCCTCCAGAGCGTCGTCTACATCTGGCGGACGTCGTACGTGCTCGACGAGGCGGGCCGGGCGCTGGGCCGCTACCTGCGCGAACAGCTGGAACCGTCGGCACGGCTGGCGATCATCGCGCCGGACAGCGTCGGCAGCCAGGACGTGGTGCGGGGCTTCCGGCAGGAGTTCGGCGAGTCCGACCCCCGGATCAAGGACGCGGTGGTCTCGACGGAGGTCTTCACCAACCCGTCGAAGTCCGCGTACCGGGCCGACATCCGCAAGGCGCTGGGCCGCAACCCGACGGCGGTGTTCTGCTTCTTCGCCGGGCCGGCGGCCGTCGAGTTCATCAAGCAGTTGCGCATCGAGGGGTTCACCGGCAAGGTCTACGCCCCTGGCTTCCTGACCGAGGGCGCCGTGCTGAGCAGCGTCAAGGCCGAGGACGCGCTGGGCATCCAGACCGCGCTCAACTACTCGTCCGACCTGAACAACACGGCCAACCGCCGGTTCGCCTCGGCGTACCGCAAGAAGCACGGCACCTCGCCCACCACCTACGCGATGGCCTCGTACGACGCCGCGCAGGTGCTCGACCAGGCGATCCGGATCGCCGGCGGCTCACCCACCCCGCAGCAGGTCAACCTGGCCCTCGGCAAGATCGGCCAGATCGACAGCCCGCGCGGGGTGTGGCAGTTCAACCAGCCGCGTACGCCGCAGCAGAAGTGGTACCTGCGCGAGGTCCAGCTCGACGGCCAGGTCCTGTCCAACGTCCTGGTCACCGAACTGGCCACCCTCGGCTGA